Part of the Leptolyngbya boryana PCC 6306 genome is shown below.
GCTGCCTCGATCGCTGATCGCAACCAATCTGAGCGATTCTGCTTCGATCGCACATAACGATCGAGGTCGGAAGCCGAAGCACAATTCACCGTTTCGAGCGAACTGGGTCTAAGTGATGAGCAGCTATTGATTCTACAGGATATGTACGACGCAGCAGAATAAACGGACTTTTAACTTAGGGAACATAATTCTGAACGTTCCCTAAGTTTAGACGCTGAGCATAATGAGAGCCGAACGGAGATCCGTTCAATCAGTTCAATCAAAGATCGATAAGACATCACGTTTAGCGACTTAGGGAACAAAAGAGCTTATTTGTTCCCTAAGCTTAATCCTCAGAGGGATCTATGCCACGCCAACCTAGTAGCTGTACGTTTGAAATAAAGTTCCGAACTTTAGAATAAAGTTTTGGAATTTAAAATAAAGTTCTGAACTAACTGGCACGGAGCAGGGCGATTTTAATATCGGAAAGAGGTCAGGCAAGGTTGCGATTCTGTGCAGGAAAATGACGAAACATCAGTATTCATAAGAGTTTGACACCTTGACCTTATATATGGTCTAGAGATGTGACAGTACGGAACTTTATTTTTTCAATTTGCTGCCATTCAACTGAGAGAAATCACCATAGTACGGAACTTTATTTTCACCCCAGCGTTACTTTGCTACAGCAGCATAGGGTTTTTAGCGCCTGAAAATTCAGAGCTTCATTTCAAACGTACAGTAGCCCAGCAGAAGAACTGATTCAGCAGATCCAAGCATGGGACGATCGCGACCTCGAAGATTTGCAAGCGATGATTCAAGGCTTGCTAGAGGCGCGACGGGAGCCGAACGACGCGGAACCGAATATGCGATTGGACGGAACCGCCGTCGGGAAACGCGGCGGGAAGGGGCACATCGAGCATAAGATGATTCGCGACAGCAAAACCGGGAGGGAATACGGTCCGTATCGCTATCTGCGTTATCGAGGAATTAGTCGAAAAACAGGAAAGCAAGCCTTGCTCAGCGTCTACTTAGGAAAAGTCGCACCTGCTAGCAGCACCTAGCACTTTTGTACAAATTGCTGAGTCTTTATTCGATCGCACATCAGCAAGCAAAACACAACTAAAATTAATTAGATTTATATTTACATACGTATATACTTAAAAGATAATAGAGAAAGCTTCACAAGAGATTTCCAATCATGCTAGTAAACACAGAAATTGATCCGCGAGTAGTTGGATTGATCGCGCAGTTAAACACAGCCATTGCATCGCTTCATCGGGTTCAAGATCAAGCTTCGATCAAGTATTTAGCGCATGAACTTGCAGAGATCGCTTGAAAAATAAATAGAGTACAGGTAGCAACGCTTCAATCGTAGACTGTGTAGCATCATGATTTTCATCTTATAAGTGAGCAGTTTGCTTTCTGTGATTGTCCTCTGAGGGATGATCGGGTTTGCTGATTGTGGCTCTCAAGATTAAGCAGTATCTGTCGCCACTTGAACGGAGCTTTGGGATTAACTACGGAACATTACTGTTTCTCTCAACAGGCTCTAATCCTGTCTCTTTATTGCAACGCAATCGCTCAGTAGAATGAACCTATTTTTTTATCGATTTGAATTTCGTTGTCTAATTGGCTGAGCGGTACTACTATTAGCTGTGCTACATCGCGTTGCTGAGTACTACTCTCGCGGCTGCGATCGCGAAAGTGCTGTGTGATGTATCCGAAGTGCCTGCCTTTGTAGAACCTGCGTCCGAGCGTCTTACCCGTTCCCTGATAGACCAGACTGGAAGCAGCAAGATCTTGAGCGATCGTAGAATCGTACACTTGTCGAATCAGATTAACTCCGGCTGAATTTTTTGGATTGAAATCGAAAGACGGATCACTAGAGCGATAATCGACAAGTTCTTTAAGCACTAGCCCTTTCGGTGCCCAAACTGCAAAACCTAACTCGCGACCCATACACTTGGATGCAGACATTAGATCGGGTTCTACCGTTTGTAATTTGAGCGCAGGCATGAGTGCAGTAATCAACGGATGCTGAACTGTCCATCGTGCGACTTCCTCTGCATTTTGCCCTGGTAAAGCCACGGCTGGTAGAGCAGCACAAGCGTTAAAGGCGCAAGTTAAGCCGACTAGGATAGACCAAAATTTAAGTTGCTGATTCATTTGCACCTCGTTGAATCTTACAATTTTTGCCTGTATTTAGATTCCATCCTTCTACTGATAGATGGGTCGTAATTTGTTTTGATTATGCGGCGACCCCTACTTCATTAGTAAAGTGAATTGGAATTACGATAGGTGTAACAGGTAGGACTGAGTGCGATTATGAAGTTTTATCGGATTTTCAAACCGATAAAACTTCATCACATGCGCTGAAAAATTGTACAAATTTGCGATGCTACTCATTCTCTGCGTGTCTTGGCTCGAACGATTGACAATCTTCACAGGATGTCGCACTGGGATTGACTGCACAGCGGATATAGCCATTTCGATTGAAATAGAGGCAATCGTCTTCACGCCTTGTGTCAATATCAATAACATTCTCGATTGATCGAGCAAAGGAGTTCGCAAGCAGATCTAGTCTTTGATTCAAATCTTGAGTTGCCCGTCTTAAGCGATTGATCGCTTCGGTACTGTTTAACATCTCCTGCCTAATCTGGCTCGATAATTGTTCAGTTGTTTCCTGATGTCGTGAACACGAAAGTTTTAATGCGTCCAAAGCAGATTTCATAGGCTCAAGTGCTTCGGTCAAGTCGCGAATTGATTATGTAATCGGATTGTTTACGCGCTGAGTCTCTGATGCGGGGACGATCATTGTTTGATCCAACTGCAAATTCTCAATTTGGGCTACTGAGAGCGATGATTCATCGAAATTGGTTCCCTGAACTGAACTAGCAATCAGCTTCGTGGCTGTAAAATTTGCGTGAGAAAAATCAGAGAGATCGAGAACCGCACCTGTGAAATCTGCTAATTCCCCGTTCACATACTGTGCCGTCACCTGAATCAGCGCTGCGCCACAAAATTTTGTCCACCTGATGTTGGTGTGGTTTAAGTTTGCATCATTCCATTCACTCTGTATCGCATCAGTTGACTCTAAATTTGCTGACTCTAAATCGGCTCCGTGCAGTCGAGCAAACCGAAGCGTCGTTCGGCTAAGATTTGCGCTGCTGAGGTTCGCATCACGCAAGTCCGCAAACGTTAGATCTGCGCCTGCAAGATTGGCACTCGACAAATCTGCTGAGGTTAAATTGGCAAACTTGAACTTGGTTCCAATCAGTTGTGCGTTCTTGAAATTTGCACCAGCAAAATTAACGTGACTGAGATTAAAACCCGATAAAGCTTTATTCGACAAATCGATGCCTGAAAGCGAGACCGCAACATCGAGATGCTGCGATCGCCAATAGTTCCAATCCCAACTAGAGTGCTTATCAATGCCTTTCAAAAGGAGTTTGACTGCCTCTTGTGAAGCTCCTTGTTTCTGGGATCTGACCCCCAAAAGCACAACAGCCCCGATCGCAGGAATTCCGATAAAAGCTCCCCAAGCGACCCCAAAGATGGATGCAGCACTGCTTTTTTGACTTGAGACAAGAAGCTCGGTCGCTCTGATGACGATGAAGTAGACCGATTAATTGGTCTTAGCTTTGCAGTCGTTTGCTGCTGCGCGACTGCTTGTGCTATATGCAGTTCAGCAATCTCACCTTGCGTCATCGGTCTCACATTTGCTGCGGGTGAAGCAGATGTCGATTGATCAGAAACAATTCTGTATCCAGTGACCCCGATCGCGCCAACACCTAAAACACTCAGCACTAAAAGCAGGGCTTTATTCATTGTCTTCATCCTGATAGATAGATTGACGTACTCCTTGATGCGGACACCAAGGTTTCTGGGTCAACCAGCAATTGCAGGCACACCGCATTTGAAAGTAGCACTCTCCGCAAGTGTTGCTTTGTTGTAGCTTTTACTAGCAGTATCGATCAACCGTTTGAGATAGCAATTCCGCTTGTGATAGTAGAACTTAAACTTCAGGGCTTTCATGACATTATGGTAGGACAAAACAACTAATCTGAATAAAAAAGCTTTCGTATTACTGTTTCTGTTCAAGTTTCTGAATCCGGGCAGCAGATGCAGCAAGTTGATTATTGATGCGATTCAAGACTGGAGTAACCCACAAGAAACAGCCACAGATCACGATCGCGAGTGCCCCACACAACCCCAACGCTACAAATGAATCAGCTCTCCAAATGGGGAAAATGCCTGCCGATTTCTTCTGGTTGAGCTTGGTAAGCTTCTCGTTGGTTGCTTGCAGATTTTCGTGAAAACTTTTCAATCTGCTGAAGGTGTCGCCCAATTGCTTCATTGTTTTGTCGTATTCGCTCTGTCGCTGACTGAATTCTTCGCCCCATTTCATAACGCTCCTGTAAGAGTCTCCAGATTTCTGGGTCTCCTCGGAATTTACCATGATGACTTTGAGCAGGTGCTGGCTCGATTCGAGAATTAGACGGTTGGTTTCTATCCATTGATCGATTTTGTCGTGAATTTTGACCGCATCTTGTTGAGATGCAATTTTGCTGGCATCAACCTCTTTCCAAAGCCTGCCAACCACCTCTTTGAGTTCGCCGATCGAGGTCGTTTGCTGGCTAAGAGCGAGTGATAATTCAGCCACTTCATTTTCTAAGTCGCTGAGGGGATTGCTATTTTCCGGCATTGCTCACCTCAGCTTTTTTGCTAGGCTTTGGCGTTTTGAATCCAAGCCCCAGATAGTCAGTGGCAGCTTCAAGCTGCGGACGGCTGAGATCGAGAAAGCTTTCGAGCAAAATGCGATCGCCAAACGGCAACTGATCCTGCTCGAAAAATGACAGTCCCTGTTCGTGAATCACGTCAAACGTACTCAATTCTAGAACAGGCATTGAGATTTCAATGCCCTTAAGCGCTTGGAACTGTTTGCGAGTCTCAGAGCGCTCCCAGCGATCAAAGTTAAGTGCTCCTTGATTCCAAAGATCACTCTTGACCACCACATAATCCGCGCGATCGCCGCAGAAAGATTGCATCATCTGCAAACTATTAATCGTGTTGTAAGCATTGTTCATGACCGTATCAAGCGTGACGCGATAGCCCAACTGTTGAGCGATTTTAAACATGCCAAAGCGCTTGATCTGATCGCGCGTTGCCCGTCCTGACGCACCTGGCATGTCGATCAAGACAACATCGGGTTTCTGCTGTTCAATCTGGGTAAAAAAGGCTTTCGCTTGCTCAGTTTGAACAAAATCGATCAAGGTCACTGCCTGTGATGCTTCGGTGTGATATTCCTGAAACTCCGGGTTCTCGACATCGGCATCAAAGGCTAAACAGTTCACGCCGGATTGAATCAGAAAGAAATACAACTGTCGGCAGTGCAGGGTTTTCCCTGTCCCTCCTTTGCCGCCCAGGATCATAATAATTCGTTTCATTTGTGCGGAAGTTGTCATGATGTAGTCCTATTTCGTTTGGGTCGAACTCGGTTGATATTAAAGGTTGGCTCTATCCATTCCCCGTTGACCCAGCCTGAGTTTTCCGAGATCGCATCTGACGTTGATGACGCTTCAGATAAAGTCGCTTTCGGGGATGTTTCTGGAATGCTGGCAAAATGCTCTTCTAGATCAAACGCTTTTTCTTCTACTTCGCTCATTAATGTTATGGGGACTTCAGGCGAAGAAGTTTCTACAATCGTTGATTTTGATTGTCCCTGATGTTCATCTCGCGCTGGCACTTTTGTCGGCTCCGAAATTGCACCTTTATCAACCTGCCTTGCACCCCTCGGCTTCTTCGATGCCGTTGATTTCTTCTGCTTTTTGTTGGCAGCTTGGCAGTAGTAATATCGCAACGTTTTGGGTTTGATTTTAACCTCTTCTTCAAACGCCTCCTCAAGACTAGATGCAATTTCTTCCCAGGTGAATCCTCGATCGCGCAATCGCTTAAGAATCGAAAATGATTGATCAACAATTTGGCGCAGATTTAACTGACTTGGCGAAGCCTTTCTCATCTCCGCTAGTTTCTGTAGTGCGCTGTGGAAGGAACTTTTACTAACTTTGATTGGCAAAATTCACCTTCCGTCAGAATCTATCTTGTTAGCCATCTTATCCCTGTAATGCTTAATAGGAAATGGCATTGAAGTAATTTAACAAACTGCAATTTTATCAAGGTTAAAATAACATTTGAGTCGCCTGTGATTGCACGATCGTTCTCATTTACAGGCACAAGGCTTTTCGGCAACAGATAGTTAGTTTTTCCGGTATAGTAACGCCTTGCTTCTGTTTTTTCTTTTGTCTTTTATCCAGGTTAATGAATCAATTTCTTGGGGCTGATTTGTTATATTTCATCTAAACGAAATGTACCTGTTTGATTGGCGTTATACTGGCGATGCTGTACGAGTACGCGATCGCAGATTCGTCAATCTAGAAATAGACAACTGCAATAGTGCTAGCCCCGCAGCAAGTCGTGGCAAGTTACCGGGTAATATGGCAAAGCGAGAAGGAAAGACCGCATCGATCGAGATCACCTGCACACCGAGCCAGAAGACAGCAATTAAAGCTCGATCTCAATCAGTCGGGGCAAAATCGGTCTCTGAATATCTCTTGATGATCGCGCTGAGAGGCAACGTCGATGACTATGGATTTATGCGTCGAAAAGCTGACGGTCCACTGGTAAATGCAGCAACGTACCAGCGGTTGGGAGAAATGATTGAACTTTTAGAGACAAGGATATGTGCGACTTCAAAAGATTCTCTGTTCAGCGCATCACCAGATGCTCAATCGCTGTTGCAAGAACTGATTGAACAAATTCATGAAACAAGGCGGGAGATTGCTTTGAATCGTCTAAAGAACGCCGTTAATCGCCTATGAGTTGGGATGAAAATTAATTATGCTAAAGGCAATGACCCGATGGGACTGATGCTGTACTTACATGAGCCAGCAAAGCAGATCACTCCCGAAGCGAATCCAGTCCTAGCAACGAACATGAGTGGGCGTGATTGTGAGGAGCGAGCCGAAGAGTTTCGCTTTTCGCATGACCTAAACCCTAGAGTGAAAAAAACAATGGTTCACTTTGCAGTCTCACTACCACCTGGAGAAACTGTGTCACATGATCAAATTGCTCAGATTTCGCGATCGCTGCTGCAAAAAACTGGGCATCAAGATTGTCAGTATCTTGTGGTGCGACATCACGATCGCGAACACCGAAATCATGTGCAGCACTGGCACATTGCAACGTCTGCTGTCTCCCTCAAAGCGGGATGGGTTAGAGATAGTTTTGTCAAGCTCAAACTTCTACAGATTGAACGCCAATTGGAGGAAGAATTCAGATTGAGCAATCACCCGATTCGTCCAAAGGCTCAAAGACAGAATCTCAGCACTGGAGAGTACCGACTAAAAGAGCGCACAGGAAAGCCGATTCCGAAGGAAAAACTGTGGGACATCATTGATCGAGTGTCAGCCGATCCCCCGTCGATGACAGAATTCGTGGCTCGCTTAAAAGAAGAAGAAGTCGAAGTCAGATTTCGCCAAGCACAGGGCATGATTCAAGGGATTAGCTATGAAATCGATGGGGTCGCGTTCGCTGGCTGTAAGTTGGGACCTGCCTACAGCTTTGGAGGACTGCAAGCACACCGACAGATCGAGTACGACCCCGCTCAAGACCAGTTACTATTGCTAATGCAGAAAATGACGCGAGAGAAATGTCAGCAGTGGTTGAGAGACCAGGAGCAGCGCAAAAAGTATCAAGCGTTGTATCGACAATACTGGCAGACTGTCTTGCGGCAGTCAGAGACTAATTTGGCGGAAATTGAGGCAGAACGCCGTGATGTGATCGTCGCGGCTCGATCGCTTTCTGACATCCATCAAGATGAGACAAGCTTGATGATATTCTACGGGGACAAAGCCCAGAAAGTTGAGCAGCAGCAAGGACGACGTTCAGCGATCGTATACGTCAACCAAGTTATTCAGCAAGCGATCGTTTTTGCAGAGCTACTGATGCGGGACGGAACTAATTATCTCAAAACACTAGGAAACGTTAAAAGATCTGATCAGGAGCACTACTAGCAAGCAAACTCTTCTAAACTTAGGGAACATAAGAGGCGGTTTGCACCCTAAGTTTTATGCTAAAAAGATGTCGCACCAGCCCTATTTTGTACAAATCCACGATTCCTGAAAGACCATTGCGATTTCCGCAGGCAACAACTTCATCAATCTTCTGTCTCTAGCAAAGCTCCAAATATCGTTAACTGCTGGCATCTTTTTTCTGCAAGTTTCAAATAATCTAAGCTCAGATCAATACCGATACATTTGTGTCCAAGCGCTGACGCGACACAACCAGAGACCTCTCCATCTCATAAAATCACTTTTCCTAAAGGTGAAAATTAGCGCTGTAAGTTAGTGACTACTGTTTTTTCACTTATCTTTTTTTTTCGTTGACCTGTTTCAACGCTTCACGAAAAGCATCTACATCCGCCTGAGTCACTTTTGAATTCGCGTGATCGATCTTTCCATCAGCATCGAACAGTATCGGCTCTTTGCCTCGATCGTTCGAGTAGATCTTCAACGTATTCGTTCGCACGTTTAGCACGATCGTATATTTGTTTTTACCAGCGATGGTTTTATCACCATCCGGATCGGGAGGTTTAAGTGCTGCAATACTTCTACCCAATCGAGCCAGCGTTGTATTTAACTTTGCTTGTTCTGTTGATACAGGGACGGGAACTTCAACTTTTATTTCCGATGGTTCTTGAGTTGGCTCATTGCTGCTAGAAGCTTCGCTTACTGCTGCGTGATCTGTGCTAGTAGATTCTGAACGATCGTGTTCCTGTGTACTAACATCGACAGCAGGAGATCGATCTTCGACATCTTCCTCACTGCTTGGTTCAAATGGCTTTGTTTGAGAGTTCGGAATCGATGCAATGCGCGTCGGAGGAGGCAAAACTCGCTTCTTTGGCTCAGAGGTTTCGACACTAACCGTCTTCTCCACTCGCTCTCGGTACTGACGGATAGCATCAAGGACTGCTGGCTTGAGTTCGTCCGGACACGCTGCTTGAAAAACCATTTTATCGAGGTGATAAATTTGAACCCATGCAGGCACTTCTGAACCATCCGCTTTGTAAATCACACCAGGAATATGCTGATCCCCAATTTCATCAACTCGATCAAGAATTGCTGTGACTTTCTCTGGTGACAATTCAAGAACATTGGCAGCTTGATCAACGAATGTTTGAGCAGCTTGATCAAGGCGAATCTGTTTGCTTTGAGTCCAGTTTTGCCAGCCTCGTAGTTCTCGCGCCACCTGGTACAAAGAGCCTTCGGTATTGTTCTTGTAAAGCTGTTTCCCTTGAATAATGTTCTGTACAAGCTCTGAAGCTAGATTGAACAGCGGCAGGGGCGCTGATGGCGACTGAAGCATTGTTTGAGTCATCGGTTTAGGTTGCCTGTATAGAATTGCTGGTTCAGGCTGAGAAGATGGTGCGGCTAGAGGTTGCGAACTGCTTGGTGCAACCTTGGTGTTTGTCGGTCGAGTTCTCAGAATCGGTGTTCGCACTTTTGAAGAAGTTGAATTAGAGCGAGAGACTCGATTTGAGTTTTTAAATTCTGGGTGATCCGCCCACCATTGTTTCGACCAACTCGATAAATCAAACCGAAGTCTTTTCGCGATCGCAAGGGTCAAACTGATTAGTTCGTTGCCAGATGACACTTCAGCTCGCTTCCAGTCCCACTCCATCTCAGTCGCATATTTGCGCTCTGTTGGAAGTTTGTTTGCCCAAGCTTTGTCAAAACCAAGGCGATCATTGATCGATTTGTAGAAGGCGGCAATTAAAATTCGCTCTTCTCGATCAAACTCACCTACATCAATCCGATCCGCGATCGCGTTAATTAGATCTTGATTTTTTTTGTCGGCGGCTGGGTGAGATGCGTGCAGATTCGGAACATAGACCGACTGACGTTCCGTTTGAGCTTTAGCTTCTTTGGTTTGTTGTTCCTGAATTGCTTCGGCAACCCACTTGAAATTTTCAGGCTTTACTTCAATAAAGCGAGCGCATCCATCATCACAGGCAACCCATCGTCCTTGGCGATCGTAAAATACCATCAACTTTACGTCGTATCCAATTTTCCGCAAAGCAATAATATTCTTTGCTGTATTTGCTGCAACAGAACGATTAATTTCGGTGTCAGAGTCCTTTCTAAAGGGACGATCAAGGCAAAGAATGAATTTAGTCCATCCGTTTGCTTCTTTGTCTACCTTGATCGATTCAATATCTCGATAAATTGCACCTGCACTTCCTAATCCTTGATAAGTGGGCAGGCGAAACGCTCGATTCAGATAAAACGATTGAAAATCTGCACCCTCACAGCCAAGGCAGATTTTACTATGAGAATCCCCAGGCAGAAAGCCAGCTCTTTCTTGCCAAAGCTTCCCAGCACCGCCAAGCCGAACGGTTTTGATATCGTCTTCGTTTAAATACGCCTTCAGAAACCGTAAGTTGATCCCCACTGCTGTTCCTGTTCCATCACGCATTAGCGTTGCGATCGCGGGACTCCAGCTATGGACTTTTCTGTTGGGGTGAATTCCAGGAGTATCAGCTACTTGAGCATGAACCTCAGGGAGAAGTACCGGGTAGGGCGCGATCGCAACGAAGTCTGGAGGAGTCAAATCTGCTCCTGCTAATTGCGACCTCTCGGCGATCTCGGCAATCGCTTGGGAACGATACTGCTGCAATTCTTGCGATCTCAGTGCATCAAAAATGATCACCCAAGGATTGTTGAGATCTGGAGAGACATCAGCAGTTGAGGAGGTTTGCAACGGCACAAATGATTCCAAAGAAGGACGATAAAATGACCCGGAAAGGCAATGCGTCTCTAACATCGTAGTGGAAGATCAAAACTTAAACACCAAGCTCAAATAATGCAATAACCAAGGTTATTGAACATTAAAGTAGATTCAGCATTGTGATTTCGTACAAAAGCAGGAGTAATCTAGAGCGATTAGAGACGATCGACCTTCTAAAGAGGGACTTTTAGAAGTCGGTTTAAAATCAGGTGATTTTGATGTATCTTTGTAGTCAGTCGATTAAAAGTCTTATATGGCAGATTTCTGATCAACTGAGGAAGTATTCAGTGCCAGTTAAACGCTCTGGGGATTAGAAGTAGTTCATTGATAACAAGGAGTAGCTTGACCCACAAAAATTTTTAGCCGAAGCGATCCGAACAAGTCTAGAAACTAATTGCTTGAATCATCTAAGCAGCAAAGAATAGGAAGGGGAGAGATATTGAGCCTTGTGATCATGCTCTTAATCTCTAGCAAAAGCTAGAACAATAGCTTGTCCTTTTCTGCTCCTTGCTGCGTGGATAGGGTTTGTACTGGGATTGTGCTTTTTCATCATGCAGACACTTCTCTAGAACTTTCAGTGCCTCTTTTGAAAAAGTGAAAGATTGCCAAGTTATGAGGTCAATTCGCTTTGCTGTAGAGAAGCCATTTCCGTTAAAGATATTGGTCATGAAACAAGTTGCGACTAGAGAAACTGTTCTGGCACGCTTTGCCTCACTTCAGAAGCGTGAAGGAGCTTTCATGACGCGCCAAGTTTTCACCTTTGAAGCGGGAGGTCAACATCATGCTCTAGAACTTTAGGAGCAAAAATCCCCCTCTGTTTGCAGCAGAGAGGGATTTGAAAGCTCAAATATTCAGTTTGAATAACCGAGGGCGGGGACACTAACCGAAAGCTTTGGACGGCGAAAAGTTAGGTCTCCCAAAGTGCCATGTCTAGTATTATGCGGTAATTTGACCAACTTGGCAACAGTTTT
Proteins encoded:
- a CDS encoding relaxase/mobilization nuclease domain-containing protein encodes the protein MKINYAKGNDPMGLMLYLHEPAKQITPEANPVLATNMSGRDCEERAEEFRFSHDLNPRVKKTMVHFAVSLPPGETVSHDQIAQISRSLLQKTGHQDCQYLVVRHHDREHRNHVQHWHIATSAVSLKAGWVRDSFVKLKLLQIERQLEEEFRLSNHPIRPKAQRQNLSTGEYRLKERTGKPIPKEKLWDIIDRVSADPPSMTEFVARLKEEEVEVRFRQAQGMIQGISYEIDGVAFAGCKLGPAYSFGGLQAHRQIEYDPAQDQLLLLMQKMTREKCQQWLRDQEQRKKYQALYRQYWQTVLRQSETNLAEIEAERRDVIVAARSLSDIHQDETSLMIFYGDKAQKVEQQQGRRSAIVYVNQVIQQAIVFAELLMRDGTNYLKTLGNVKRSDQEHY
- a CDS encoding nucleotide-binding protein, giving the protein MTTSAQMKRIIMILGGKGGTGKTLHCRQLYFFLIQSGVNCLAFDADVENPEFQEYHTEASQAVTLIDFVQTEQAKAFFTQIEQQKPDVVLIDMPGASGRATRDQIKRFGMFKIAQQLGYRVTLDTVMNNAYNTINSLQMMQSFCGDRADYVVVKSDLWNQGALNFDRWERSETRKQFQALKGIEISMPVLELSTFDVIHEQGLSFFEQDQLPFGDRILLESFLDLSRPQLEAATDYLGLGFKTPKPSKKAEVSNAGK
- a CDS encoding DUF6464 family protein; this encodes MKSALDALKLSCSRHQETTEQLSSQIRQEMLNSTEAINRLRRATQDLNQRLDLLANSFARSIENVIDIDTRREDDCLYFNRNGYIRCAVNPSATSCEDCQSFEPRHAENE
- a CDS encoding pentapeptide repeat-containing protein, which gives rise to MKGIDKHSSWDWNYWRSQHLDVAVSLSGIDLSNKALSGFNLSHVNFAGANFKNAQLIGTKFKFANLTSADLSSANLAGADLTFADLRDANLSSANLSRTTLRFARLHGADLESANLESTDAIQSEWNDANLNHTNIRWTKFCGAALIQVTAQYVNGELADFTGAVLDLSDFSHANFTATKLIASSVQGTNFDESSLSVAQIENLQLDQTMIVPASETQRVNNPIT